Part of the Paenibacillus guangzhouensis genome is shown below.
GTATTTTGGAATCGGATCTTTCGTGCTTATCATTTTATTAACGTTAGTATTCATGTTTCTGAATCCATATGGCGGTAAAGTCACTGTCCCAACGAAGTGGATTTGTGTCACGATGTTACTGCTGCCAGCACTATCAGGGATTTTATTTTGGCTATCCAAGCGACGGGTCTTGTTAATCATTTCAATTCTTTGGATCTTTCCTTATTCGCTTTATCTTGGTCTAGCTTCCATCCCAAGTCTATGGAACCTGTATGTCTTGACGTTCATGATCAATTTGCTCGTACTCGTGCGCATTCGTAGGAAACCTTCCGTTGTGAATACAAAAAAACGAACCTGAATCGTCATTAAGGTTCGTTTTTTTTGTATATTCTTATGCTACTCTTCAGGTGATTCAAAGTCATACAATGGCCCAATACAACTCGTGGATACAAAATCAACAATAGGAGCAAAAGCAGCAAGTACCAGCATAGTCAGAGATGCGAAAAATGATGTTTTTTTCATTCAATCACCTCCTTCCCATAGGCATGCTATATCGAGAGAAGAGTTGTTCCTATGGTCTGTAAGACTTTCTTTCGTTTTCTTCTTTGTTACGCTGCAGCGACATCACAATTAAGATGAAGAAACAAAGTAGAGAAGTTGTGATGCTAATATAAAAATTCATATTAATGTCTTCGCCATAGAAGTTCGGGAACGTGTATGCGATAAACAATAAGATCGCGATAGATATAACGATATAACGCACGGGGGATTTAAAATTGATTTTTTGCCCAAAAAGATTATTGAAATCAAAGGTTAAGGTATCCCCGAGTTTATGTACGATGAACGAGATGAGACAAATGACTAGAAAGGTAGCCAGTTGAATGAAGTATGCTTTGGTTGTGTAGGGCGTTGCATCTTGCGGCTGAATTGTTTTGGTAAAGAGCAGCCCGTAGATGATCAGCAATTGTACGGATAGAACGAATATATATCCCGTAACACTGATCCAGATTGAATAGGTTTTATTTTGTTTAAACACAAACCGCATAATGAGAACGACAGATGGTATCAGGATCCATAAGGAGAATCGTTGATAGCCGATATGGATGATGTAGTGAGAGACGATTGCAAGGACCGCAGTCGATGCAAGGATTTTGATCATCGTGCTTTTGTTCCGAAGCTTCAGATTAAACACACAAGTAATAAAAATGAAAATCGATGCAAAATCGACCATGGAAAAAACATAAGGCAATATTATTGCCGCCATAGCTTGTTCAGTCCTTTTTTAGTTAGTGGGATGAGTGTAAGAGATTGTATTAAAAAGGCCATTGCAAGAGTAGATGATTCGATAAAATAAAGATTCATGAGTACACATAACAATGCTATGCTTTTTAATATTAGTTTGCTGTGTAGGGTGGGCTTTCCTTTGAGAATGGGTGCTAGAATAGCGAGTATGATGATCGCAAGATATGAAATTTGATTCATATATTCGGCATAGTTGAACATCGGAAGTACGATCAATAGTACGCTAGAGACGATATAACAAGCCGTACTATCACTCAGGTGCCAGAGGCTGCCGCTCAGCATACGAAGGATCATAAACCCAAAGTAAAAAACCAAAAAAGATCCGACATGATGCATGACAAGCGAGACGATGATTCCCGTCATAAGTACGGATGCATTGGTGAAGAACACATGCAGTTGAAAGATCGTTTTTTTCAGTGAAATCGGAGTGTATTTACTGTGTTCGTATATGTATGTCCCTAGTTGGGTTGCAATTTTCTCGAGCATAGTTCAACTTCTTCCTTCATGATCAGTTCGTCATGGATTCGTGTCGGATGATGTTGTATGTTGGATGATACTGCAATAATAGCACAAATGTACGAAAGTGTCGTTATCATCCCTTGTATAATTCGTGGAAAAAGGTGCTTTTTCATTCCAGTTCTTGCATTTGATCTCCAATCGAGTTCGATTTCTCCACAACGGTGTTACACGATATGTCATAATTCGCGTATATTATATTCCAAATATATCCAATCAATCTCAAAATGTGATGATTCTTATATCAAAGAAATGTATATTGTTCATAGAAAACTAAGGTAAGCGTTTTAAAAAAGTGTTACAATGAATTCGGCTTGTATAATCTGCCATTTCGTAGATTGTGAGAGCGAGAGTGGCCGTGAAGGTTCAGTTTAGTTCGCAAAAGTTTAAGGAGGATTCTAGAATGAATATCCATGAGTATCAAGGAAAAGAAGTCCTGAGACAGTATGGAGTTGCCGTTCCCCAAGGGAAGGTTGCATTTTCTGTAGATGAGGCAGTTGAAGCGGCGGAGTCATTAGGTACCCCTGTAGTCGTGGTAAAAGCACAGATTCATGCTGGTGGCCGCGGTAAAGCGGGCGGTGTTAAAGTAGCTAAAAATCTGGATGAAGTGCGGACATATGCTGAGCAAATTCTTGGTAAAGTTCTCGTGACGCATCAGACAGGTCCTGAAGGTAAAGAAGTTAAGCGCTTGCTGATCGAGCAGGGCTGCGATATTAAAAAAGAATATTACGTTGGTGTTGTTGTAGATCGCGGCACGGGTCGCGTTGTTATGATGGCATCCGAAGAAGGCGGTATGGAGATTGAAGAAGTTGCCGCTCATTCGCCAGAGAAAATTATTAAAGAGGTCATCGATCCAGCGATTGGATTGCAAGCATTCCAAGCTCGTAAATTGGCATATGCCATTAACATTCCTACAGAACTTGTGAATAAAGCAGCCCAGTTCATGATGGCTCTATATAGCGCATTTGTTGATAAGGATTGCTCGATTGCCGAGATCAATCCGCTTGTTGTGACTGGCGATGGCCAAGTGATGGCGCTCGATGCGAAGCTCAACTTTGATTCGAATGCATTGTACCGTCACAAAGACATTCAAGCGCTTCGCGATTTGGATGAAGAAGACCAGAAGGAAATTGAAGCATCGAAATTCGACCTCAGTTACATTGCATTAGATGGCAACATCGGATGTATGGTTAACGGTGCCGGACTTGCGATGGCGACGATGGACATCATCAAATATTATGGCGGCGACCCTGCGAACTTCCTTGATGTAGGGGGCGGTGCAACCAAAGAGAAAGTTACTGAAGCCTTCAAAATCATCCTTTCCGATGAGAACGTGAAAGGGATTTTTGTCAATATTTTCGGCGGCATCATGCGTTGCGATGTTATCGCTGACGGCGTCGTTGCGGCTGCCAAAGAAATTGGCCTCGATCGTCCGCTTGTCGTACGTCTTGAAGGTACGAACGTTGAGATCGGCAAACGCATTCTGAACGAATCCGGCTTGAATATTGTATCTGCGGATTCGATGGCAGATGGCGCTCAGAAAATCGTAAAGCTCGTTGAAGCTGTTTAATATAGAAGAGGATGTGAATAACCCATGAGTATTTTGATCAATAAGAATACAAAAGTCATTACACAGAACATGACAGGTAAAACAGGGATGTTCCATACCAAAGGCGGCTTGGAATACGGTACTCAAATGGTAGGCGGCGTTGCATCAGGCAAAGGCGGAATGAACGTCGATTTCGAACTTGAGAACGGTACTGTTGTGACATTGCCAATGTTCAATACCGTTGTTGAAGCGGTTGCTGCAACTGGCGCGACAGCAAGCGTGATCTACGTTCCGCCAGCATTTGCTGCGGATGCGATCATGGAAGCGGTAGATGCGGAGCTGGAACTCGTAATCTGTATTACAGAGGGAATTCCTGTTCTGGATATGGTCAAAGTGAAGCGTTACATGGAAGGTAAGAAGACGATTCTAATCGGACCGAACTGCCCAGGCGTGATTACGCCGGATGAGTGCAAAATCGGTATTATGCCTGGATATATTCATACCAAAGGTCATGTTGGTGTTGTATCCCGCAGTGGAACACTCACTTACGAAGCGGTTCATCAATTGACGACACGCGGCATCGGTCAATCGTCAGCTGTAGGGATTGGCGGCGACCCGGTAAAAGGCTCGGAGTTCATCGACATTCTTCGATTGTTCAACGAAGATCCAGATACGCATGCAGTGATTATGATTGGTGAGATCGGCGGAACGGCTGAAGAGGAAGCCGCGGAATGGATTCAAGAGAACATGACGAAGCCAGTCGTAGGTTTTATTGGCGGTGCTACAGCGCCAGAAGGTAAACGTATGGGTCATGCGGGTGCAATCATCTCCGGCGGTAAAGGTACGGCAGCTGAGAAAATTGCGAAGCTTGAATCTTGCGGTATTCGCGTTGCTCCAACGCCTTCTGAGATGGGCTCAACGCTAGTGGCAGTCCTAGAAGAGCGCGGTATGCTTCAGAAATGTCTAACGAAATAAAGACTGCAATTTCATAAGTGTTATCATACGTAAGGTAAGCAACCTTTCTACATCCGTCTTCGCGGTGTGTGGAGGGGTTGCTTTTTTTATGTTCGCAGGGCTTGGACTTGCAAAGGAGTACTATTTTATGCACAATGAGAAAGGAGTTTGGGCAAATGATAGAAGATCGTCTCGTATTAATTGGGTTGCATCAGTTAGAGGGTATTGGTTCAAGGACGATTCAAATCTTACATCAAAATTTGCAATCATTCCATGAATTGTTTACTTTAGATAAGGTGGATCTCGTTGCAATGGGGATTCCCACAGAACGAGCTACTTATATGAAGGAACACGTTACACTTGAGAGAATCGAACAGGCTGTAGAACGCTATAATCAGTCTCAGATCGGTATTATTACGATATTAGACCCGGAATATCCTGAACTACTCCGCGAGACGCCTGCGCCCCCTTGGGTGCTGTATACGATGGGTAATCAATCCCTGCTGAAGGAACCTTCCATCGGTATGGTGGGGACACGCGTGCCAACGGCATACGGGAAAAAAGTGGCTGATTGGTTAGCTGTTGATTTGTGCGAAGCAGGATTTACAATCGTTAGCGGACTGGCGCGAGGAATCGATAGCTGTTGTCATCGGGGTGCGCTGCAAGCGAAAGGCAATACGATCGCTGTGCTAGGAACGAGCATTCATACGATCTATCCACCTGAGAATCGTGCGCTCCATGAGGAGATTACGGCGAATGGATTGATTGTATCCGAGTATCCGATAGGCAAAAAGTCACACCCGGGACTATTCCCGCTTCGTAATCGAATTATTGCGGGCCTTAGCATAGGGACGGTCGTCGTCGAGGCTGGTGTAAAGAGCGGATCGTTAATTACAGCGGATGCCGCGCTAGAAGCTTCTAGGGAAGTATTCGCTGTTCCTGGCCCGATTACATCACCGAAGAGTCAAGGCACGCTGAACCTATTGCGTCAAGGAGCGAAGCTTGTTGTTACGGCAAATGATATTATTGAAGAGTTTCCATTGGTACAGTCGAATGCGCGATCAATTGAAATTTTTGAACCATATTCCATGCCGGCATTGACAACAGAGGAGGAAACCATATATCGTTTAATCGAACCGGAGCCTATTGCATTTGATACACTTCTGGAAAAAAGTGAAAGTAATTTTGGACATTTGCATTCAGTTCTGTTATCTTTACTAATAAAAAAGGTAATTAGCCAACTTCCGGGTTCTGTGTATATAGCGAATTCATAACAGAAATACAAATAATGTAAAGTTTGGATGAGATGGAGAGGAGGATGAGCCTATGGCGGATTCACTAGTCATTGTGGAATCACCTGCAAAAGCAAAAACAATTGGTAAATATCTAGGCAGTAAGTATATCGTGAAAGCGTCAATGGGTCATGTCCGGGATTTGCCGAAAAGTCAAATCGGAGTTGAAGTCGAGAATGATTTCAATCCAAAATATATAACCATTCGTGGTAAAGGTTCTGTACTGAAAGAACTGAAGGACGCGCGTAAAAAAGTCAAAAAAGTCTATCTCGCAGCTGACCCGGATCGCGAAGGGGAAGCGATTGCATGGCATTTAGCCCATGTGCTCGAACTTGAGGAAGGTGAGAGCTGCCGCGTCGTATTTAACGAGATTACGAAGCAAGCGGTAAAGGATGCCTTTAAGACACCGCGTCAGATCAATATGGATCTTGTGAATGCACAGCAAGCGCGTCGTATTCTAGACCGACTCGTTGGTTATAAGATTAGTCCTTTATTATGGAAGAAAGTCAAAAAAGGATTGTCCGCTGGTCGGGTGCAATCCGTTGCCGTGAAGATTATCATTGATCGAGAAAATGAGATTGATGCATTCGTACCTGAGGAGTATTGGACGATTCAAGCGAGACTTGCAATCGGTAAGAATGAATTCGATGCCAAATTCCATTCCTTGGACGGCGTAAAGCATGAATTGCACAACGAAGCGGAAATGCAAAAAATTCTGGC
Proteins encoded:
- a CDS encoding accessory gene regulator B family protein, with product MLEKIATQLGTYIYEHSKYTPISLKKTIFQLHVFFTNASVLMTGIIVSLVMHHVGSFLVFYFGFMILRMLSGSLWHLSDSTACYIVSSVLLIVLPMFNYAEYMNQISYLAIIILAILAPILKGKPTLHSKLILKSIALLCVLMNLYFIESSTLAMAFLIQSLTLIPLTKKGLNKLWRQ
- the sucC gene encoding ADP-forming succinate--CoA ligase subunit beta, whose product is MNIHEYQGKEVLRQYGVAVPQGKVAFSVDEAVEAAESLGTPVVVVKAQIHAGGRGKAGGVKVAKNLDEVRTYAEQILGKVLVTHQTGPEGKEVKRLLIEQGCDIKKEYYVGVVVDRGTGRVVMMASEEGGMEIEEVAAHSPEKIIKEVIDPAIGLQAFQARKLAYAINIPTELVNKAAQFMMALYSAFVDKDCSIAEINPLVVTGDGQVMALDAKLNFDSNALYRHKDIQALRDLDEEDQKEIEASKFDLSYIALDGNIGCMVNGAGLAMATMDIIKYYGGDPANFLDVGGGATKEKVTEAFKIILSDENVKGIFVNIFGGIMRCDVIADGVVAAAKEIGLDRPLVVRLEGTNVEIGKRILNESGLNIVSADSMADGAQKIVKLVEAV
- the sucD gene encoding succinate--CoA ligase subunit alpha, coding for MSILINKNTKVITQNMTGKTGMFHTKGGLEYGTQMVGGVASGKGGMNVDFELENGTVVTLPMFNTVVEAVAATGATASVIYVPPAFAADAIMEAVDAELELVICITEGIPVLDMVKVKRYMEGKKTILIGPNCPGVITPDECKIGIMPGYIHTKGHVGVVSRSGTLTYEAVHQLTTRGIGQSSAVGIGGDPVKGSEFIDILRLFNEDPDTHAVIMIGEIGGTAEEEAAEWIQENMTKPVVGFIGGATAPEGKRMGHAGAIISGGKGTAAEKIAKLESCGIRVAPTPSEMGSTLVAVLEERGMLQKCLTK
- the dprA gene encoding DNA-processing protein DprA, yielding MIEDRLVLIGLHQLEGIGSRTIQILHQNLQSFHELFTLDKVDLVAMGIPTERATYMKEHVTLERIEQAVERYNQSQIGIITILDPEYPELLRETPAPPWVLYTMGNQSLLKEPSIGMVGTRVPTAYGKKVADWLAVDLCEAGFTIVSGLARGIDSCCHRGALQAKGNTIAVLGTSIHTIYPPENRALHEEITANGLIVSEYPIGKKSHPGLFPLRNRIIAGLSIGTVVVEAGVKSGSLITADAALEASREVFAVPGPITSPKSQGTLNLLRQGAKLVVTANDIIEEFPLVQSNARSIEIFEPYSMPALTTEEETIYRLIEPEPIAFDTLLEKSESNFGHLHSVLLSLLIKKVISQLPGSVYIANS